The following are from one region of the Candidatus Zixiibacteriota bacterium genome:
- a CDS encoding sulfite exporter TauE/SafE family protein has translation MSEILALFLGGILAGTLGGLLGIGGGIVLMPMLRFLVGLSPAHAAGTCILAVFFTTLGGSYRHYKLGNLNTRSIVPIIISGALATVVFSFVFLCLSTRERWLDLGMGLVFSLISIRMIAEGIPGLIRDREKERVDKEIKGTLVQKISIGSLAGALPGLLGIGTGVILVPAFTYVLYAPIKAAMASSLMCFSVNALISSSFKYGQGFIDLTLALPMCLGTLLGANLGAMLNKRASSNALKFIFGLVFLYVSLKFALSFFEMRI, from the coding sequence ATGTCTGAAATACTCGCGCTCTTTCTTGGGGGGATATTGGCAGGCACTCTTGGGGGCCTCCTGGGAATCGGCGGAGGGATCGTGCTGATGCCGATGCTGCGATTTCTCGTAGGGCTATCACCTGCCCACGCTGCAGGTACCTGCATTCTGGCCGTGTTTTTCACTACTCTGGGAGGCAGCTACCGTCACTATAAACTGGGCAATCTAAATACACGCTCAATCGTTCCCATCATTATATCAGGAGCGCTGGCCACCGTAGTATTTTCCTTCGTGTTCTTATGTCTATCGACACGAGAACGCTGGCTTGATCTAGGGATGGGACTGGTATTTTCTCTGATATCAATTCGCATGATCGCGGAAGGAATTCCAGGTCTTATCCGAGATAGAGAAAAGGAAAGAGTTGATAAAGAGATAAAAGGTACCCTGGTTCAGAAAATATCCATCGGTTCCCTGGCTGGTGCTCTGCCGGGCCTTCTGGGAATAGGCACAGGGGTAATCCTGGTCCCGGCTTTTACTTACGTCCTCTATGCACCTATTAAGGCAGCTATGGCTTCCTCGCTGATGTGCTTTTCCGTAAATGCGCTCATAAGCTCTTCATTCAAGTACGGGCAGGGATTCATCGACCTGACTCTGGCTTTGCCTATGTGTTTGGGCACGCTGCTTGGAGCCAACCTCGGAGCCATGCTCAACAAGCGCGCTTCATCTAATGCCTTGAAGTTTATTTTCGGATTGGTATTTTTATATGTATCGTTGAAATTTGCGCTTTCATTTTTTGAGATGAGGATATGA
- a CDS encoding PaaI family thioesterase has protein sequence MKTDRTIHTRTAREAHPNCAVRSADDPLGLGLESDTSEDGTTSITVRDGLRFQGYQGRLHGGIISLLFDAAMTHCLFANGLSGVTASLNIRFLRPVISGRSITVCAQVEKQKSHLHLLKGTLHQGGELKSKAEAKFWIVSPAAGYSE, from the coding sequence ATGAAAACAGATAGAACGATACATACGCGAACAGCCCGAGAAGCGCATCCCAACTGCGCGGTTCGCAGCGCTGATGATCCTCTTGGCCTCGGCCTAGAGTCCGATACTAGTGAGGATGGTACCACGTCCATCACCGTTCGGGATGGATTACGGTTTCAGGGATATCAAGGCCGACTGCACGGGGGGATCATTTCCCTATTATTCGATGCCGCGATGACCCATTGCCTGTTTGCGAATGGGCTGTCCGGCGTAACCGCCTCGTTGAACATCCGTTTCCTTCGGCCCGTGATTTCTGGCCGATCAATCACAGTGTGTGCCCAGGTGGAGAAACAGAAATCACACCTTCACCTGCTGAAAGGCACTCTACATCAGGGCGGCGAGTTGAAAAGCAAGGCAGAAGCCAAGTTCTGGATTGTCTCTCCCGCTGCAGGATATTCTGAGTGA